The following is a genomic window from Geminicoccus roseus DSM 18922.
CGATCGCCGACACCTCCTCCCAGGACAGGTCCTCGCGCACCACCACCGGCACGAAGCGCGGCCGGGCCTGCGCCTGGCGGACCACCTCCGCGATCCGCTCCGGGCTCACCGGCACGAGCTGCGCCAGGTTCTCCAGCGTGCCCGGCAGGTCCCGGGTCAGCTCGCGCACCACCCGGACCCGGTAGGTCGGGACGTTGTCGGCGAGCGGCCGGCCGGTCCGGTCCAGGATCCGGCCGCGCGGCGGCAGGATCAGGCGCTCGCTGACCCGGTTGGATTCCGACAGGAGCTGGTAGCGCTGGCCCTGCTCCATCTGCAGGTACCAGAGCCGGCCGGCCAGCGTGCCGAACAGGCCGACCGTCCCCATCCCCAGGAGGAGGGAGCGGCGCTTGAACCAGCGAAGCCGGTCAGCCTCCTGCTGCATGACGCGCTCTCGGCAGCATCCCCTGGACCTGGATCAGCACCACCACGACCAGGGGCCAGAACAGCACGGTGAGCATCAGGTCGCCCAGGACCGGTTCGGCGGCCTGCCAGTGCCGGGCATAGGCGGAGGCGACCAGCCAGCCGGCCAGCGCCACGCCCGCCGCCGACAGGGCGAAACCGGCCCAGCGCACCAGGGGCGAGGCCGCCCGCAGCAGGCGCTGCTGGCGCAGCACCGCCTCGCGCACCAGCAGCAGCGTGGCGGGGCCAAGGCCGATCAGGCTGCCGGCCACCAGGTCGGCGCCCAGCGCCACCAGGAACAGCCCCAGCGCGGGCAGGAGGTCGGGGCGGTGCAGCGACCAGAAGAACACGGCAGCCAGCATCAGGTCGGGCGCTTGGCCCTGCGGGCCCACGTCCGGGAGGGGCGTCAGGTCGAGCAGCGCCGCCAGCAGGACGGTGAGGAGCGGCAGGAGCTGGCGCAGCCGCGCTTCCAGGTCCTGGGCCGGCAGGTTTCTCATCGGCTGCCACCAATGCGGACAGCCAGCCGGGTGTCGGCCGGGGCGCCGTGGCGCCGCTCCACCAGATCCTGCCCCGCTTCCGGGGCGGCGACCGGGCGGGCGCGCAGGACCCGCACATGGTCCAGCCGCGCCCAGTCGACGAACGGGGTCACCTCGACCCGGGACGGGTCGGCGCGGCTGATCACCCCGACCGCGATCCCGGCCGGGATCAGGCCGCCATCACCGGAGGTGATCACCCGGTCGCCGACATGGAAGCGCGGGTCGCGCGGCAGGAAGCGCAGGCGCAGGCGCTTGCCGTTGTCGCCCTCCATCAGGGCGCGGTCGCCGCTGCCCTCGACCAGCACCGGGATCTTGGCGTTCAGGTCGGTGATCAGGAGGACCCGGGCGCTGGCTAGGCCGACCGAAACGATCCGGCCGACCAGCCCCGCCTCGCCGACCACGGCCTGGCCGATCTCGACGCCGCGGCCGGCGCCGGCGTCGATCAGCCGGGTCTGCACGAAGCTGCCGCCGGTATCACCGACAATGGCGGCGGTGGTCACCAGTTCCGCCGGATCGGCCGGCGGCATCCCCGCCCAGCGGCGCAGCGCCTGGTTCTCGACATCCAGGCGGATGGCCTCCGCCTGCCAGCCGCGCAGCCGGTCGACCTGCTCGCGCAGGCGCTGGTTCTCCTCGGCCATCGCCAGGCTGTCGCCAAGGCCGCGGGCCAGCTGGCGCACCGCCTGGAGCGGCGTCGTCACCAGTTGCAGCGCCGGCGTCGCCAGGTCGGCGGCGCCGGTGGCGACGGCATCGACCAGCTTCAGGTCGGCCTTGCCGACCACCAGGAGCAGGACGGAAACGGCCACCAGCATGCCGACCGTCAGGCGGTCGGCCGCCCCCTTCAGGGACGCCGGGAGTCGGGAGAGGCGGCGTGCCATGGCGTGCCCCAGCTTTTCTCACAAGCACTGCTCGTCGGGTGCGCGGCAGGCCGGCCGGTCGGGCGGGTTCGGGCGGCCTGGTCCCTGTCAGGACACCGGCGGCGCGCGATCCTCGTCAACCGACCGCTACCGTGATCATGTACGATCGTCCATGTCGACGTAACCTTCCTCCATAAGAATTTCGTCCCTAGTAGGCCGCCTGCAACACATGGCGCAGGCTCTTGTCCTCCAGGCAGCGGCCGGTCCCCATCACCACGCAGGTGAGCGGGTCCTCCGCCCGGCTGACCGGCAGGCCGGTGGTGTGGCGCAGGACGAAGTCCAGGTTGCCCAGGAGCGAGCCGCCGCCGGTCAGGATGATCCCGCGGTCGACGATGTCGGCGGACAGTTCCGGCGCGGTGTGCTCCAGCGCGATCTTCACCGCCTCGATGATCTGGATCACCGGCTCGGCCAGCGCCTCGGAGATCTGCTTCTGGCTGATCACGATCTCCTTGGGCACGCCGTTCAGGAGGTCGCGGCCCTTCACTTCCATCAGCTTGCCGTCGCCCTCCTCGGGCAGGCAGGCGGAGCCGATCGACTTCTTGATGTTCTCCGCGGTGGTGTCGCCGATCAGCAGGCTGTGGTGGCGGCGGACATGGTTGATGATCGCCTCGTCCATCTTATTGCCGCCGACCCGGACCGAGCGCGAATAAACGATCCCGCCCAGCGACATGATGGCGACCTCGGTGGTGCCGCCGCCGATGTCGACCACCATCGAGCCGCTGGCTTCGGTGACCGGCAGCCCGGCGCCGATCGCGGCGGCCATCGGCTCCTCGATCAGCTGGACGCGCCTGGCCCCTGCCCCCTCGGCGCTTTCCTGGATCGCCCGGCGCTCGACCGCGGTGGATCCCGACGGCACGCAGATGATGATCGAGGGTGCGGCGAAGCCGCGGCGGCGATGCGCCTTGCGGATGAAATGCTTGATCATCTCCTCGGCGACCTCGAAGTCGGCGATCACCCCGTCGCGGAGCGGCCGGATCGCCTCGATGTTGCCGGGCGTGCGGCCGAGCATCTGCTTGGCCTCGTTGCCGACCGCCAGGACCTGCTTGCGGCCCTTGGTGGAGGTCAGCGCCACCACGGACGGCTCGTTCAGCACGATCCCCCGGCCCTTCATGTAGACGAGGGTGTTGGCGGTCCCGAGGTCGATCGCCAGATCGGTCGAAAAGATTCCGAGCAGCCTGGAAAGGAACATGTAGCCGTCGTCCGCCACGCGAGACTTTCCGGAAGGAACACAACCCTCCGGCGAACCAGATCTGCCAGAAAACCAGTCACGGTTCTACGGCGGCCGACATGCGGTTGCGCCGAACGCCGTGCTGCGGCCGGCGCGCCGGTCAGGGAACCGGCTGGCTGTGGCCCGGGCGCCGCTCATGCTCTCCGGCCATGCCGGCGGCCTAAGGCGAACAGGTTACTCTGGCCGCTCACATCGCGGCGGCGGCCTCCTGCTCGTGCGGCAGGGATGCCTCCACCAAGCCGCCGGTCCAGGCCATCTCGTGGCGCTTGCCTCGCCACGCCTGGCCGCGCCCAGCCAAAGACGCCGCCACCACCAGGACGATCCGGTCCTTGCGCGCCAGTTCCTCGCGCTGGACCTGCTCGAACTCGAGAACCATGCCGCCGAACTGCGACGCCACCGTCTTGGCCTGATGCAGGTAGATCCAGCCGCCGACCAGGCGTTGCGCGTCCTCGACGCTGAGGTTCCAGAAACCCGACCGGTAGGTGCCGCTCGCCTTGTCGAAGCTCAGGTTGATCAGGCCGCCCTGGGGCGCGCGCTCGCACTTGAGATGGATGGCATTCATGGTTTTGCGTCCGCAATGTCGGACCGCAGCATAGCCGAACCGGAACCAAAGAACTTGCGTGATTTCTCCGGCATCAGGTGCCGGCGATCGGGATCCAGCCGCCCTTCCCGTCCGGGGCGAACTGGGGGATGTGGCCGAGCCCGGTCACCAGCGCCGCATCCTCGCCCAGGACCGGGCGCCACTCCTGGGCCTCGGTGAGGACCACCCCGGCGCCCACCACCTCGGCCCCGGCGGCGCGGGCCAGCGCGATCGAGCCCTTCAGGCTGGAGCCGCTCGCCACCACGTCGTCGACCACCACCGTGCGCCGGCCCCGCAGCAGCGGGATCGCCCGGCGATCCAGGAGCAGGCGCTGCTCGCCTTTGGAGGTGATCGAGGTGATCGGCTCCACCAGGGCATCGCCTAGATGGATCTTGGGCGATTTCTGCAGGACCACGTAGCGGTCCAGCCCCAGCGCCCGGGTCACCTCGATCGCCACCGGAATGCCCAGCGTCGCCGCCCCCACGATCACCTCGGGCCGCAGCGGTTCCAGGCGCGCGGCCAGCTCGCGACCGACATGGGCCAGGAAGTCGACGCCCAGGTCGATCACCATCATCAGGGAGATCGCGAAGTCCGGCTTGATCGCCACGATCGGCAGCTCGACCGGCCGTCCGGCGACGTCGACGGTCCAGCGATGCTCGGTGACGGGAGAGGAGGTCATGGTGCTGGCACCTTATTCAGCGGGAGGCGGGCTTCCACGGTCAGGCCGACCTGGCGCCAGGTCGTGCGCTTGTGGGCGGCGTCGAAGCCGTTGACCGCGAGCGAGGTGGAGATGGCGTGGGCCATGCGGATCGACTGGACCAGCAGCGGCACGCCGCGGGCCAGGGCATAGCGCAGCCGGGTGTGCAGCGGCACCCCGTCGATCTCCATGCCCCGGGCACGCTGCGCGTCGGCGATCCGGTGGAACTCCTCGCGCAGCATCGGGATGATGCCGAACACCAGGGACAGGACCAGGGTCACCATCGGCGGGAAGCGCGCGGCGCTGGCCGCCGCCAGGATCGAGCCGGGCGTGCTGGTCTCCATCACGAAGAAGAACGCCCCGGTGGTGGCGACCAGCCGGGCGGCCATCCGCACCGCCATCGGCAGCACCTGCGCCAGTTCCTGCCCCTGCAGGGTCAGGTTCAGCGTCCAGGTCGCCAGCACCATGGCGACCAGGATCGCCGCCCCCTTGAGGTAGGCGGCAAGCCCCGGCACCCGGGCGGCGGCCAGGACCAGGATCACGGCCAGGGCGATCGCCACGGCCGGCCAGGCGCTGTCGACCAGCCAGGCAGCGGCCATCACCAGGAAGGCGGCAGCGAGCTTGACCAGGAAATGGACCCGATGGAGGCGGCTCACGAGGCGAGCTCCGGGGCCAGGGTCGGCGCCGGCCAGCCGAGCGCGCGGAAGGCGGGCGAGGACCAGCCCTGCTCGATCGGCCCGTCCTGGGCGATCCGGCCGTCGGCCAGGACCAGCAGCCGGCCGCACAGCTCGTCGACCAGATCCAGGTCGTGGGAGATCAGCAGCACCGCCCGGCCCGCCTCGGCGGCACGGCGCAGGAACCGGTCGAGCATGGCACGGCCCTGCACGTCGCGGGCGAGCAGCGGCTCGTCCAGGATCGCGACCGCACACCCCGCCGCCTCCAGGCAGGCCAGGCCCAGCAGCGCCTGCTCGCGCGCCGACAGGGCGAACGGGCTGGCATCGGCCTTGCCGGCCAGTCCGTAGGGCGCCAGGGCGGCCATGCCGCGCTCCCGGGTCGCAGGATCGGCGCTGCGGCCGGTGCTGCCGGCGAGAGCGAAGGCGATCTCGTCCAGCACCGACAGGTTGAACAGCATCCGGCGCATGTTCTGGGGCAGGTAGCCGATCCGGCGGGCGCGGCGCGCCGGCGTCCAGGTCTTCGCGTCCTGTTTCTCGATCACGATCGTCCCGGACGCGGCCGGCGCCAGGCCCAGCACCGTCTGGATCAGGGTCGACTTGCCGGCGCCATTGCGCCCGACCAGCCCGACCACCTCGCCCGCGTGCAGTTCCACCGAGACGTCCTGCAGCACGGGCGTGCCGTCCGGGCGGCAGAGCCGGGTCCGAAGGCGCTCGACCTGCAGGAGCGGCACGCCGCCCCTGCCCTGCCGGTTCCGGGCTACGGCCGTGCGCCTGGGCGGCATCACCCCGGCCTCCAGCCAGGGCGCCTGCAGCGCCAGCGCCTGGGCGGTGGGCCAGCCGGCCGCGATCCGGCCGTCCTGGAGCAGGTGGATGCGGCCGACCGCACCGGCCAGGGACGCGGCGTCCTGGTCGGCCGCCAGGATCAGCGGGATCCGGTCCCGCACGGCGGCCAGGCTCGCCTCCAGCCGCGCCCGCGCGGCCGGGTCCAGCCCGGTGGTCGGCTCGTCCAGCACCAGCAGTTCCGGCCGCGCCGCCAGGGCGGAGGCCAGCACCACCATGCGCCGCTCGCCCCCCGAAAGGGTGAGGACCCGCCGGCCGGCCAGCGCACCGATCGACAGTTCGGCGAACAGCTCGACGAGCCGGGCGCGGATCTCGGGCCTGGGCACCCCCCGGTTCTCCAGGGGTGCGGCGACCACGTCCTCGACCTCCAGGTCCCAGAGCTGGTCGTCCAGGTTCTGGAACACGATCCCGATCCGCTGGAACAGCTCGGCCCGAGACATCCCGGCGAAATCCCGGCCGCCCAGCCGAAGCCCGCCGACCACCCGGTCGGCATGGACCAGGCGCGGCACCACCCCGCAGGCGGCCGCCAGAAGCGTCGACTTGCCGGTGGCGCCCGCCCCGCAGATGAGGGCGCCCTGGCCGGGCTCGACCTCCAGCGTCACCCCGCGCAGGACGTCCCGGTCGCCAAAGCCGACGACGAGTTCTTCGATGGAGAGCAAGACTGGCCCCAGGCTGCGATCGACAGGAAAAGGCTTTGGCTCAGAACCGGGTGAAGCCGCCCGGATGGGCGCTTTTCAGGATCTTCAGCGCCGGCACCACCAGGAGCGGCGTGCCGATCACCATCGGCACCACGTCGGACAGGCCCAGATAGGTCAGGCCCCACAGGAACGGGAAGATGCCGAGATAGGCTAGGCTCGCCGCCACCACCACGACCATGCCCAGGCCCACCAGCAGGCAGACCAGCCCGATCTTCACCAGGGTCGGCCGGTTCAGCGGCGTCCTGGCCGGGTCGAACAGCAGGCCCGGCAGGAAGCCGGTCATGCCCACCGCGATCCCGTCCACGATCAGGGAGTGGGCCGGGATGAAGGTCCCGGCCAGGAGCGACCAGATGACGGTGCCGAGATAGCCGCAGATGAAACCGCTCTTGGGCCCCAGCAGGATGCCAATCAGGCAGGGCAGGAAGGCGAAGATCCGCCACTGGATGACACCCGGCACCAGCTGGATCGGGTTGGCATAGGCCCACAGCACCCCGGTCGCCGCAGCCCCCACCAGGGCCAGCACGATCGGGAAGAGGGTGTTCTGCTCACGGGTATAGGTCGTCGCCATGCCATGCCCATCCATTGCTGAGGCCGTTGGCGGGCCTCAAGCAAGATCCGGTCCACACGGGCCGGCGGTGACATGCGGGCACGATGGCTGCCGAGAAAACGGGCAGACCGGGGGGAAGGCTGCCCGAAAATCGCCACCCCCGGCCAGCATCGGCCGGGGGTGGCGGGGATCAGGCCGAGAGAGCCGCAGGCGCGGTCTTGCGGCGCTTGGTGATCAGCTTGTTGAGCGCCGAGATGTAGGCGCGCGCCGAGGCGACGATGATGTCGACGTCGGAGGCCTGGCCGTTCACCGACTTGCCGTCCTCCTCCAGCTTCACCGAGACCACCGCCTGGGCGTCGGTGCCCTCGGTGACCGCGTTGATCTGGAAGACCTGCAGCCGTGCCGTGTGCGGGACCAGCCGCTCGATCGCCTTGAAGGTCGCGTCCACCGGGCCGTCGCCCAGCGCCACCGAGGTCACCTGCTTGCCGTCGACCTCGATGTCGATGGAAGCTTCCGGCTTGATGTCGGAGCCGCACATCACCCGCAGCCGATTGAACTTGATCGCCTGCTCGCCGGTCTGGATCTCGTCGTCGACCAGCGCCATCAGGTCTTCGTCGTAAATGTCCTTCTTCTTGTCGGCGAGCGCCTTGAAGCGCACGAACGCCTCGTTCAGCGCGTTGTCGCCCAGGGCGTAGCCCAGCTCCTCCAGCTTCTTCTTGAAGGCGTGGCGGCCGGAATGCTTGCCCATCACCAGGCTGGAGCGGTTGAGGCCGACATCCTCGGGCCGCATGATCTCGTAGGTCTGCGCGTTCTTGAGCATGCCGTCCTGGTGGATGCCGCTCTCGTGCGCGAACGCGTTGGCACCGACGATCGCCTTGTTCGGCTGCACCGTGAAGCCGGTGATGGCCGCGATCAGGCGGGACGCCTTCATGATGTCCTGGGAGATCACCCGGGTCTGGTAGGGCAGCACGTCCGGACGGGTGCGCACCGCCATGACGATCTCTTCCAGCGCCGCGTTGCCGGCGCGCTCGCCGATGCCGTTGATGGTGCACTCGATCTGCCGGGCACCGGCCTTGACCGCGAGCAGGCTGTTGGCGACCGCCAGGCCCAGGTCGTTGTGGCAGTGCACCGAGATCACCGCCTTGTCGATGTTCGGCACCGTCGAGCGGATCTCGCGGATCAGGTCGGCGAACTCCTCGGGATAGGCGTAGCCCACCGTGTCCGGGATGTTGACCGTGGTGGCGCCGCAGGCGATCGCGGTCTCGATGCAGCGGAACAGATAGTCCTTCTCGGTGCGCGACGCGTCCATCGCACTCCACTCGACATCGTCGGTGTAGCGGCGCGCGCGGGTCACGCTGTCGATGATCCGCTGGTGGACCTGCTCCTTGTCCAGGTTGAGCTGGAACTGGCGGTGCAGCGGCGACGTGCCGATGAAGGTGTGGATGCGCTTGCGCGCGGCCGGCTGGAGCGCCTCGGCGGCACGGTCGATGTCGGCGAGGTTGGCCCTGGCCAGCGAGCAGACCACGCTGTCCTTGACCAGCTTGGACACCTCGTTGACGCACTGGAAGTCGCCTTCGCTGGCGATGGCAAAGCCGGCCTCGATGACGTCGACGCCCATATGCTCGAGCACTTCGGCGACCCGGATCTTCTCGCCCACGTCCATCGAGCAGCCGGGCGCCTGCTCGCCGTCGCGCAGCGTGGTGTCGAAGATGACGATGGAATCGCCGTCGGGGGTACGGATCATGATGGAGTTTCCTGCGGGAATGGCACTGATGGTCGACGGATCGCTAATCCCCTGAACGCGCGCGAGGGCGCCGCACTCAGGGGCGGATAAGTCGAAGCAGGCCCAGCAGCGTCCGGCCACGCGCGATCGCGGGCGAGATGCCCGGCGCTGCGACGTGATCCTGCGGACGAAAACTCATCGGTCGATCCAAAGAAGCGGCCGGGAACCGGCCACCGTTGGCAGGGCGCTTAGATGCCGCGATCCGCGCCCGGGTGTAAAGGTTTTTGTGGATGGAGCGGGCCCGAAGGCCCGCTTCTCAGCTGCCGGTATATTCCAGGATGAACAGGCCGGCATTGTAGTCGTTGGCGTAGATCAGGCCGTTACGGTCCACGAAGATGTCGCAGGACTGGATCACCTGCGGCCGGTTCGGGCGATGGTCGACCAGCTGGTTCGGTTTGGGCGGCACGAACGCGGCGATCTCGGTCGGCCGGTAGGCGTCCTTGATGTCGAACACCCGGATGCCGGCATTCTGGTAGGTGGTGAAGATCCGCTCCGAGCTGACATAGCTGCCCGGACGGTTCTCGTGGAGGTTGTGCGGCCCGAAATGGCCGCCCTTGCTCTTGTAGTCGGCCTCGTCCGGCGACCGGAAGGTCGAGATGCTGATCGGGTTGGACTTCTCGCGGTTGTCGAAGATCCAGATCAGCTTCTCGCCGTCCTCCTGGTGGTCCAGCACCGCCTCGTCCAGCACCACCAGGAGGTCCCGGTCGGGCAGCGGCAGGCAGTTATGGGTGCCGCCACCGAACGGCGGCGACCAGTTGCGGTGCACGATCAGCTTGGGATCGTGGCGGTCGGCGATGTCCAGCACCACCATGCCGGCATCGCGCCAGGCGCAGTAGGCGATGTCGCCGGCAATGATCGGATGGTGCAGCCCGAAGCGCCGGGTCGGCGCCCAGTCCGGGGTCTCGCCGGCAGCCTGGTTCATGCCCGGGATCCACCAGCGCCCGGCCGGCTCCGGCCTGGTCGGGTCGGCCATGTCGATGGCCATGAAGATGTAGTCGGTGAATCCGTCCAAAAGCACCGAGCAGTAGGCCCAGCGCCCGCCCGTGTACCAGATCCGGTGCACGCCGCCGCCTTCGACCGGCATGAAGCCGATCTGCCTGGGCTCGCCGGCCTTGGAGATGTCGTAGACCACCATGCCGGCGGTCCAGTCGCGCGTGGAAGCACTCTCCCGCCGCTCCGAGGTGCCGACCTTCTTGCCGAGCGAGCCCTTGTAGTAGGCTTTCTCGTCCTGGAACTCGGCCGAGGCGAACATGTCCTTGGCGTTGATCACCAGGAGCAGGTCGCCGTGGGCCTGCAGATGGATGTTCCAGCTTCCGGGAGGGGCCGGAAAATAGCCCGCGGCCTTGGGCTGGTAGGGGTCGCGCACGTCGACCACGCTGAAGCCCTTGGAGAACATGTGGCCCACATAGGCAAAGCCGTCCTGGACCATGAGCTGGACGCCATCCGGCCGGCCGCCCTGGTCGCTATGGCCGAGCAGGCGCATGTGGCGGACGTAATCGGGGACAGGCAGGTCTTGGGTAGCCAAGGGAACTCTCCGGGCAGGCAGGGACGGACCGGGCGGGAGGCGCGCATCCGCCCCCCGCCCGTGGGCAGGGCTCACTCGGCCGCGACGCCCCAGATCTTCAGATAGGCGTCAGTGTAGCCGTTCTCGGGGTCGTAGATGCCCTTCGGGCCTCCATCGGAATCGATGTTGGAGGGCAGGAACAGATGGGCCGGGGCGACGTAGCCGGAATCCTTCTCGCCGGCGAAGGCGCGGTTGGCCTCGTCGACGACCTGCCAGCCCTGCAGCCGCAACGGCTCGGCGACGGTGCCGACCTGGTATTCCTCCTGCTGGATCCGCTGGAACGCCGCGGCACTGCCGTCGCCAGCCGAGATGTTGCGCGGCTGGCCGTCGCCGGCGATCCCGGCGGCCGCCAGCGAGGGCGCCATGAAGTCGAAGGTCAGGTCGTTGATCGACAGGCCATGGGTCCACTGGTCGCCATAGCGCTGCAGCAGGGCGGTGGTGAGCGGCGGCATCCGCGAGCTGGCATCCGCGAGCGGCGTGTCGACCACCTCCAGCAGCGTGCAGCCCTCGCAGGCCTTGATGATCTCGGCCATGGCGTCGGACTTCGCGATCGCGATCTCGTAGACGCTGTCGGTGAAGATCACGACCCCGGCCTTGCCGTCGGATTCGGCGACCGCATAGGAGCCAGCCGCCTTGGCGACCTCCAGCGGGTCGGTGGTGATGTTGGTGAAGATCGGCAGGCTGTCGTGCGGGCCGGTCTTGGCATAGGCGTGCCAGCCCAGGATGGTGATGCCCTGCCTGGCGGCTTCCTCGATGGCGCTGGCCTGCTCGGTTGCGTCGATGCCGCCCAGGATGATGGCGTCCGGCTGGGAGGCGATCGCCTGGTTCAGCGCCGAGGAGCGCGCTGAGACGGAGCCCTGCCCGTCCAGCACCCGGACGGTCCAGCCGAGCTTGCCGGCGGCCTCCTCGACGCCCTCGCCAACGCCGCGCGCCCCGCCGTTGCGCTGGTCGGTCGAGACATAGACCAGGGTCTTGTTCTCGGCAGCCTTCGGCCCGCTGGTCGGCCCGTCCCAGGGCGGGTTGGGCTTGCTGGCCTTCTCCACATAGGCCTTGGCGTCGGAGACCGCGTCCGCCAGGGCCGGGGCCCCCGCGAGCGCCAGGGCGGCAAAGCCCAGGAGCGCCAAGGCCGAGCTCGACATCTTCGTCATGTTGTTCAGCTCCCTGATCCTGATTCGCGCGCGGGCTTGAGGCGAACCTTGCCGCGCTTTCTCTGGGCGTAGCCGGCCAGCCCGATCGCGAGCAGGAGGGTCACGCCGTTGAACAATGGCTCGACGTAGAACGCGCCGCCGAGCTGCTGGATGCCGGAGATGCCGACCGCCAGGATGGCGACCCCGGCGATCGTTCCCCAGACATTGACCCGGCCCGGCCGGATCGTGGTCGAGCCCAGGAACGCGCCCACCAGCGCCGGCAGGAGATATTCCAGCCCGACGCTGGCCTGGCCGATCCGCAGCCGCGCCGCCAGCACGATCCCGGCCAGCGCCCCGATCAGACCCGACGCCACGAAGGCGCCGATCACGAACCGCCGGGTCGGGATGCCGTTCAGGGCGGCGGCGCGCGGGTTGGCGCCGATCGCGTAGAGATAGCGCCCGACCGGCAGGTACTCGGTGATGATCCAGAGCAGCAGGGCCAGCGCCAGCACATAATAGGCCGCGATGGGGATCCCGAACGGCATCATCGTGTAGATCGAGGTGAAGCCCTTGGGCAGCATGCCCACCACCTGGCGGCCCTCGGTGTACCACAAGGCCAGGGCGTAGAGGACGGTGCCGGTGCCGAGCGTGGCGATGAAGCTGTCGATCTGGGCGAGCTCGACCAGCAGGCCGTTGAGCAGGCCGAGCAGGCAGCCCATCGCCAGGACGATCAGCACCACCACCGGCCAGTCCAGCCCGAACTGGGTCTGCAGGGCGATCGCCATGATGTGCCAGAGCACGATCCCGTAGCCGACGGTGAGGTCGATCCGCCCGGCCATCATCGGGATCATGGCGGCCAGCGACAGCATCGCGATGATCGCCTTGTCCCCCAGGATCGAGCGCAGGTTCAGCATGGTCGGGAAG
Proteins encoded in this region:
- the mreC gene encoding rod shape-determining protein MreC, producing the protein MARRLSRLPASLKGAADRLTVGMLVAVSVLLLVVGKADLKLVDAVATGAADLATPALQLVTTPLQAVRQLARGLGDSLAMAEENQRLREQVDRLRGWQAEAIRLDVENQALRRWAGMPPADPAELVTTAAIVGDTGGSFVQTRLIDAGAGRGVEIGQAVVGEAGLVGRIVSVGLASARVLLITDLNAKIPVLVEGSGDRALMEGDNGKRLRLRFLPRDPRFHVGDRVITSGDGGLIPAGIAVGVISRADPSRVEVTPFVDWARLDHVRVLRARPVAAPEAGQDLVERRHGAPADTRLAVRIGGSR
- a CDS encoding rod shape-determining protein, whose protein sequence is MFLSRLLGIFSTDLAIDLGTANTLVYMKGRGIVLNEPSVVALTSTKGRKQVLAVGNEAKQMLGRTPGNIEAIRPLRDGVIADFEVAEEMIKHFIRKAHRRRGFAAPSIIICVPSGSTAVERRAIQESAEGAGARRVQLIEEPMAAAIGAGLPVTEASGSMVVDIGGGTTEVAIMSLGGIVYSRSVRVGGNKMDEAIINHVRRHHSLLIGDTTAENIKKSIGSACLPEEGDGKLMEVKGRDLLNGVPKEIVISQKQISEALAEPVIQIIEAVKIALEHTAPELSADIVDRGIILTGGGSLLGNLDFVLRHTTGLPVSRAEDPLTCVVMGTGRCLEDKSLRHVLQAAY
- a CDS encoding phosphoribosyltransferase family protein, whose amino-acid sequence is MTSSPVTEHRWTVDVAGRPVELPIVAIKPDFAISLMMVIDLGVDFLAHVGRELAARLEPLRPEVIVGAATLGIPVAIEVTRALGLDRYVVLQKSPKIHLGDALVEPITSITSKGEQRLLLDRRAIPLLRGRRTVVVDDVVASGSSLKGSIALARAAGAEVVGAGVVLTEAQEWRPVLGEDAALVTGLGHIPQFAPDGKGGWIPIAGT
- a CDS encoding energy-coupling factor transporter transmembrane component T family protein, which gives rise to MSRLHRVHFLVKLAAAFLVMAAAWLVDSAWPAVAIALAVILVLAAARVPGLAAYLKGAAILVAMVLATWTLNLTLQGQELAQVLPMAVRMAARLVATTGAFFFVMETSTPGSILAAASAARFPPMVTLVLSLVFGIIPMLREEFHRIADAQRARGMEIDGVPLHTRLRYALARGVPLLVQSIRMAHAISTSLAVNGFDAAHKRTTWRQVGLTVEARLPLNKVPAP
- a CDS encoding ABC transporter ATP-binding protein; the encoded protein is MLSIEELVVGFGDRDVLRGVTLEVEPGQGALICGAGATGKSTLLAAACGVVPRLVHADRVVGGLRLGGRDFAGMSRAELFQRIGIVFQNLDDQLWDLEVEDVVAAPLENRGVPRPEIRARLVELFAELSIGALAGRRVLTLSGGERRMVVLASALAARPELLVLDEPTTGLDPAARARLEASLAAVRDRIPLILAADQDAASLAGAVGRIHLLQDGRIAAGWPTAQALALQAPWLEAGVMPPRRTAVARNRQGRGGVPLLQVERLRTRLCRPDGTPVLQDVSVELHAGEVVGLVGRNGAGKSTLIQTVLGLAPAASGTIVIEKQDAKTWTPARRARRIGYLPQNMRRMLFNLSVLDEIAFALAGSTGRSADPATRERGMAALAPYGLAGKADASPFALSAREQALLGLACLEAAGCAVAILDEPLLARDVQGRAMLDRFLRRAAEAGRAVLLISHDLDLVDELCGRLLVLADGRIAQDGPIEQGWSSPAFRALGWPAPTLAPELAS
- a CDS encoding 2-isopropylmalate synthase → MIRTPDGDSIVIFDTTLRDGEQAPGCSMDVGEKIRVAEVLEHMGVDVIEAGFAIASEGDFQCVNEVSKLVKDSVVCSLARANLADIDRAAEALQPAARKRIHTFIGTSPLHRQFQLNLDKEQVHQRIIDSVTRARRYTDDVEWSAMDASRTEKDYLFRCIETAIACGATTVNIPDTVGYAYPEEFADLIREIRSTVPNIDKAVISVHCHNDLGLAVANSLLAVKAGARQIECTINGIGERAGNAALEEIVMAVRTRPDVLPYQTRVISQDIMKASRLIAAITGFTVQPNKAIVGANAFAHESGIHQDGMLKNAQTYEIMRPEDVGLNRSSLVMGKHSGRHAFKKKLEELGYALGDNALNEAFVRFKALADKKKDIYDEDLMALVDDEIQTGEQAIKFNRLRVMCGSDIKPEASIDIEVDGKQVTSVALGDGPVDATFKAIERLVPHTARLQVFQINAVTEGTDAQAVVSVKLEEDGKSVNGQASDVDIIVASARAYISALNKLITKRRKTAPAALSA
- a CDS encoding LVIVD repeat-containing protein; this translates as MRLLGHSDQGGRPDGVQLMVQDGFAYVGHMFSKGFSVVDVRDPYQPKAAGYFPAPPGSWNIHLQAHGDLLLVINAKDMFASAEFQDEKAYYKGSLGKKVGTSERRESASTRDWTAGMVVYDISKAGEPRQIGFMPVEGGGVHRIWYTGGRWAYCSVLLDGFTDYIFMAIDMADPTRPEPAGRWWIPGMNQAAGETPDWAPTRRFGLHHPIIAGDIAYCAWRDAGMVVLDIADRHDPKLIVHRNWSPPFGGGTHNCLPLPDRDLLVVLDEAVLDHQEDGEKLIWIFDNREKSNPISISTFRSPDEADYKSKGGHFGPHNLHENRPGSYVSSERIFTTYQNAGIRVFDIKDAYRPTEIAAFVPPKPNQLVDHRPNRPQVIQSCDIFVDRNGLIYANDYNAGLFILEYTGS
- a CDS encoding ABC transporter substrate-binding protein, with the protein product MSSSALALLGFAALALAGAPALADAVSDAKAYVEKASKPNPPWDGPTSGPKAAENKTLVYVSTDQRNGGARGVGEGVEEAAGKLGWTVRVLDGQGSVSARSSALNQAIASQPDAIILGGIDATEQASAIEEAARQGITILGWHAYAKTGPHDSLPIFTNITTDPLEVAKAAGSYAVAESDGKAGVVIFTDSVYEIAIAKSDAMAEIIKACEGCTLLEVVDTPLADASSRMPPLTTALLQRYGDQWTHGLSINDLTFDFMAPSLAAAGIAGDGQPRNISAGDGSAAAFQRIQQEEYQVGTVAEPLRLQGWQVVDEANRAFAGEKDSGYVAPAHLFLPSNIDSDGGPKGIYDPENGYTDAYLKIWGVAAE